In one window of Verrucomicrobiota bacterium DNA:
- a CDS encoding sulfatase-like hydrolase/transferase codes for MNTEEINRSAGNSGTAANAEALVYFYLFNVGMLMVVGHAYLSNVPQGTSFPGWLATLLAFAANFAMLALVPLILSLLALVARRGWVTLTAAVVLFGFLNFFIYADSVIYSLWRFHFNAVVWNLITTPGSADNVIAGRSTVLTTLLIVILIFAAEIAFAVFALPWLGRRPNAAASRNKKASLCCGAVVLSLIALDKAGYAVGDLRDNQEILRVRQLLPLYQPLTMRKLGHQLLGIKTSAIVGLKMHNGAGSFDYPKAPLRFRPDAPHPNILIIAVEGGRFDMLTPDVMPFLSHWGATNLVFNQNYSAGNTTRYGIFGLIHGIYGTYWQRALAERQGPVLIRSLKPLGYNFRILCGTSLNYPEFRSTCFVDVPEAITDSWKGERVDRDRLMTDELIRFVDENKKPFFGFMFYIASHQPYYYPPNHAVFDTGGVSEDLNYIKLAHAPAQMEQIKNRYKNSLHYVDAEIERVLKAMEDRGLMNNTLVFMLGDHGEEFRELGLFGHDSSFDKYQTKTFMVAHIPGEAPRKIERLTSHMDVPSTILTYMGVENPLSDYTQGIPLLSAEPRPFVFIASWDNAAIEDGKMTTTFGTETYNTEMTVFDQNYTPLLNQREAISARQAQLLDTLGKMKQFTR; via the coding sequence TTGAACACTGAGGAAATAAATCGCTCTGCTGGCAATTCTGGAACAGCAGCCAATGCGGAGGCGCTGGTTTATTTCTACCTCTTCAATGTCGGGATGCTCATGGTCGTGGGTCACGCCTATCTTTCGAACGTTCCCCAAGGCACATCGTTTCCGGGCTGGCTGGCGACACTGCTCGCGTTCGCGGCCAACTTTGCGATGTTGGCGCTCGTCCCGCTCATTTTATCTCTGCTCGCGTTGGTGGCGCGGCGCGGATGGGTGACCCTGACGGCGGCAGTCGTCTTGTTCGGATTCCTTAACTTCTTCATCTACGCCGATTCGGTCATCTACAGCCTCTGGCGGTTCCATTTCAACGCGGTGGTCTGGAATCTCATCACCACACCCGGATCGGCCGACAACGTGATCGCAGGACGCAGCACTGTGCTCACGACGCTGTTGATTGTGATCCTCATCTTCGCGGCGGAGATCGCGTTTGCGGTGTTCGCCTTGCCGTGGTTGGGAAGGCGGCCGAATGCAGCCGCGTCGCGAAACAAGAAGGCGTCGCTGTGTTGTGGCGCCGTGGTTTTAAGCCTGATCGCCCTTGATAAAGCGGGGTACGCGGTCGGCGACCTGCGCGACAACCAGGAGATCCTCCGGGTAAGGCAACTCCTGCCGTTGTATCAACCGCTGACCATGAGGAAACTTGGCCACCAGCTCTTGGGCATCAAAACTTCCGCCATCGTGGGCCTCAAAATGCACAATGGCGCAGGTTCATTCGATTATCCCAAGGCGCCGCTGCGATTTCGTCCCGACGCTCCGCATCCGAATATTCTCATCATTGCTGTGGAAGGCGGCCGCTTCGACATGTTGACGCCCGATGTGATGCCGTTTCTGTCGCACTGGGGCGCGACGAACCTGGTCTTCAATCAGAACTACAGCGCGGGCAACACCACTCGCTACGGCATCTTTGGATTGATCCACGGCATTTACGGGACGTACTGGCAACGCGCCCTCGCCGAACGCCAAGGCCCGGTGCTCATCAGGTCGCTCAAGCCGCTGGGCTACAACTTCCGCATCCTCTGCGGCACAAGCCTGAACTATCCGGAATTTCGCAGCACGTGTTTCGTGGACGTGCCGGAGGCGATCACTGACAGTTGGAAGGGCGAGCGGGTTGACCGCGACCGGTTGATGACGGATGAGTTGATCCGGTTTGTCGATGAGAACAAAAAACCTTTCTTTGGTTTCATGTTCTATATTGCTTCGCATCAGCCGTATTATTACCCGCCAAACCATGCGGTTTTTGACACCGGCGGCGTGAGCGAGGACTTGAATTACATCAAGCTGGCCCATGCGCCCGCGCAGATGGAGCAAATCAAAAACCGCTACAAGAACAGCCTGCATTACGTGGACGCGGAGATCGAACGCGTGCTCAAGGCGATGGAAGATCGCGGGTTGATGAACAACACGCTGGTGTTTATGCTGGGCGATCACGGCGAGGAGTTCCGCGAGCTGGGACTTTTCGGACATGACAGTTCGTTCGACAAGTATCAGACCAAAACCTTCATGGTCGCGCACATTCCCGGTGAAGCGCCACGCAAGATCGAACGCCTGACCAGTCACATGGACGTGCCTTCGACCATTCTCACCTACATGGGCGTGGAAAACCCGCTCTCCGATTATACGCAAGGCATCCCGCTGCTGTCCGCGGAGCCGCGCCCGTTTGTGTTTATCGCAAGCTGGGACAACGCCGCGATTGAAGACGGAAAAATGACGACGACTTTCGGCACGGAGACCTACAACACGGAAATGACCGTGTTCGACCAGAACTACACTCCACTGCTGAACCAGCGCGAGGCGATCAGCGCGCGTCAGGCGCAACTGCTCGACACGCTCGGCAAGATGAAGCAATTCACAAGGTAG
- a CDS encoding alkaline phosphatase family protein: MRTKVYFFRFGCLAIVTLLAITTLCAYRNSRLRQASRPGRTFSPPPGLEKIEHFVFIVQENRSFDHYFGTYPGADGIPKGASVPDPQHGPPLHSYHDTNEINRGGPHDWDNAWADINGGKMDGFLQEAYKGKVVNTHDPKHDLPSDLDPAVGNNPRDVMGYHDYHEIPNYWNYARLFVLQDHFFESVASYSLPAHLYILAAQSGGFVTPRFSLKSTFSGRFRGGTPKEFTFPQITESLTSGKIDWKYYVTSGKLPDTEDAHVVGSQSDQEQSPHRFSHWNPLPRFPKVMKDPHQRNRLVDSSQFYVDAKNGKLPQVCWVIPSSSTSEHAPNSVRAGMAYVTGLVNAVMQSPNWSSTAIFICWDDWGGFYDHVPPPKVDKYGLGIRVPGLVISPYAKQGYIDHTVHAFESWLRLVEERFGLKPMMARDENADDMIDCFDFTQQPRPPVLLSATRQGSSYPQPLQKIEH; the protein is encoded by the coding sequence ATGCGCACGAAAGTTTATTTCTTCCGTTTCGGCTGCCTGGCGATTGTTACATTGCTCGCGATTACTACGCTTTGTGCCTATAGGAATTCGCGGCTGCGGCAAGCGTCGCGACCGGGCCGGACTTTCAGCCCACCGCCGGGGCTGGAAAAGATCGAGCACTTCGTTTTTATCGTCCAGGAAAACCGGAGTTTTGATCACTATTTTGGCACCTACCCCGGCGCCGACGGTATCCCCAAAGGGGCAAGCGTGCCCGATCCCCAACACGGGCCGCCTTTGCATTCATATCACGACACGAACGAAATCAACCGCGGGGGTCCGCACGACTGGGACAATGCCTGGGCTGATATAAATGGGGGAAAAATGGATGGCTTTTTACAGGAAGCTTACAAAGGAAAAGTCGTCAATACGCATGATCCCAAGCACGATCTTCCGTCCGACCTTGATCCGGCGGTTGGCAATAACCCTCGAGATGTGATGGGTTATCACGATTACCATGAGATTCCGAATTACTGGAACTATGCGCGTCTGTTCGTGCTGCAAGATCACTTCTTCGAATCGGTCGCCTCTTACAGCTTGCCGGCACACCTCTACATACTTGCGGCACAGAGCGGCGGGTTCGTCACCCCGCGGTTTTCTCTGAAGTCAACTTTCTCAGGTCGATTCAGGGGCGGCACACCCAAGGAATTCACTTTTCCTCAAATCACTGAATCTTTGACCAGCGGCAAGATTGATTGGAAATATTACGTGACTTCAGGCAAGCTGCCCGACACCGAGGATGCTCACGTTGTCGGTTCCCAATCGGATCAGGAACAAAGCCCACATCGATTTAGTCATTGGAATCCCCTGCCCCGGTTTCCCAAAGTGATGAAAGACCCGCACCAGCGCAACCGGCTGGTCGATTCCTCGCAATTCTACGTGGACGCCAAAAATGGAAAGCTGCCACAGGTGTGCTGGGTCATTCCCTCAAGCTCCACCAGTGAGCACGCGCCCAACAGCGTGCGCGCCGGCATGGCGTACGTCACGGGCCTGGTGAATGCTGTGATGCAAAGTCCGAACTGGAGCTCAACTGCAATTTTCATCTGTTGGGACGACTGGGGCGGTTTCTATGATCATGTGCCTCCGCCCAAAGTTGACAAGTACGGCCTCGGCATCCGAGTGCCCGGACTGGTGATCAGCCCGTATGCGAAACAAGGCTACATCGATCACACCGTTCACGCCTTTGAATCGTGGCTGCGCCTGGTTGAGGAACGGTTCGGCCTCAAGCCGATGATGGCGCGTGACGAAAATGCCGACGACATGATCGACTGCTTCGACTTCACGCAACAACCGCGTCCGCCGGTTCTCCTTTCGGCCACTCGCCAAGGCTCTTCTTATCCCCAGCCCCTTCAGAAAATTGAACACTGA
- a CDS encoding class I SAM-dependent methyltransferase, producing MSIETYRDKLQSARKAEKYATRFERGPRQRIDQREQRAVRQILGELTECRSVLDVPSGAGRFLAALGAQDRLVIEGDVAQEILVFSRNRAEKSSVNSRFVRADAAHLPLANGAVDCVFCNRLLHHILSAQQRAIFLRELHRVARRYVVVSFFDYHAFGAVRRLLKTLKGRKPPYQDQPTLAQFRQEVSDCGFRVNKVVPTGPFWVAQKYFVLEKT from the coding sequence ATGAGCATCGAGACGTACCGCGACAAGCTTCAAAGCGCCAGGAAAGCCGAAAAGTATGCCACGCGTTTCGAGCGCGGACCGCGTCAGCGCATCGATCAGCGGGAGCAACGCGCCGTGCGGCAAATTCTCGGCGAACTGACTGAGTGCCGGAGCGTTTTGGATGTTCCGTCGGGCGCGGGGCGTTTCCTCGCAGCGCTGGGAGCACAGGACAGGCTGGTGATCGAGGGTGATGTGGCACAAGAGATTCTCGTCTTTTCGCGCAATCGAGCGGAGAAATCGAGCGTGAACAGCCGGTTCGTGCGGGCTGACGCGGCGCATTTGCCGCTGGCCAATGGCGCGGTGGATTGCGTGTTTTGCAACCGGCTGTTGCATCACATTCTGTCGGCGCAGCAACGCGCCATTTTCCTCCGTGAGTTGCATCGCGTCGCACGGCGTTATGTTGTGGTCTCGTTTTTTGATTATCACGCCTTTGGGGCGGTGCGACGATTGCTCAAAACCTTGAAAGGTCGCAAGCCCCCTTATCAGGATCAACCGACGCTCGCCCAGTTCCGTCAGGAGGTGAGCGACTGCGGTTTTCGCGTCAACAAAGTCGTGCCAACCGGTCCGTTTTGGGTGGCGCAGAAATATTTTGTGCTGGAGAAAACGTAA